A stretch of the Comamonas testosteroni TK102 genome encodes the following:
- a CDS encoding LysR substrate-binding domain-containing protein produces MDLHLRDLRFFEIVAELGHLGRAAEQLGRTQPALTKCMQRLEQAVGGALFERAGRGIQLTPAGQVLLARARMLRNASQEALREVRDFNEGISGHVRIGSGPVAADHLLPELCSKALAGGRRITISIVIGPSWELRDRLREGQLDLLIGLTAEGDAELVSYPIVEDVVVVAASRTHPIFAKSRITPAALLQHSWALPSANIPSRQWLDQAFTSRGMSPPTVQVEAGSIPLLPRMVAKTDLLTFVSRHTLRLERSRTLKEVRLAATTLRRHLGVTCRRDGYLSPAAQQILKLLRDDGPMLFGSDEASFDDR; encoded by the coding sequence ATGGATCTGCATCTGCGCGATCTGCGCTTCTTCGAGATCGTGGCCGAGCTGGGCCACCTTGGACGGGCCGCCGAACAGCTGGGCCGCACCCAGCCGGCGCTGACCAAATGCATGCAGCGGCTGGAACAGGCCGTGGGCGGGGCATTGTTCGAGCGCGCCGGGCGCGGCATACAGCTCACGCCCGCAGGGCAGGTGCTGCTGGCCCGCGCACGCATGCTGCGCAACGCCAGTCAGGAGGCGCTGCGCGAGGTACGCGATTTCAACGAGGGGATTTCGGGCCATGTGCGCATAGGCAGCGGCCCCGTGGCCGCCGACCATCTGCTGCCCGAGCTGTGCAGCAAGGCGCTTGCCGGCGGGCGCAGGATCACCATCAGCATCGTGATCGGCCCGAGCTGGGAGCTGCGCGACCGCCTGCGCGAAGGCCAGCTCGATCTGCTGATCGGTCTGACGGCCGAAGGCGATGCGGAACTGGTCTCCTACCCCATCGTCGAGGATGTGGTCGTGGTGGCTGCCAGCCGCACGCATCCCATCTTCGCAAAATCCCGCATCACGCCGGCCGCGCTGCTGCAGCACTCCTGGGCCCTGCCCAGCGCCAACATTCCCAGTCGCCAGTGGCTGGATCAGGCTTTTACGTCACGCGGCATGTCACCGCCCACGGTACAGGTCGAGGCGGGCTCCATCCCGCTGTTGCCGCGCATGGTGGCGAAGACGGATCTGCTGACCTTCGTCTCGCGCCACACGCTGCGGCTGGAGCGCAGCCGCACGCTCAAGGAGGTGCGCCTTGCCGCCACCACGCTACGCCGTCACCTGGGCGTGACCTGCCGCAGGGACGGCTACCTGTCGCCCGCTGCCCAGCAGATTCTCAAGCTGCTGCGCGACGACGGGCCCATGCTGTTCGGCAGCGACGAGGCGTCCTTTGACGATAGGTGA
- a CDS encoding hydroxyacid dehydrogenase, whose product MPTQAFTVFVTAPKLASSGSDLLARAGARVIYLAPGDDAGAVERIMATEPVDAVISRTLELSACAIASCPTLKVISKHGVGVSNIDVAAAGARGIPVYVTPGANAQSVAEMTLGLLFAAARRIAWMDAQLRGGRWSRAQDGIELSGKTLGLVGFGQVGQRVAQVCQALGMQVAAFDPALQASPVAGVKLLASLDELLPLADVLSLHVPLNRHTRGMLGAARLACLPQGAILINTARGEVVDEPALVEALRSGHLHAAGLDTMAVEPLPADSALAALPNVVLTPHVGGSTPAALAAMAAGAAANVLGWLQGRPVAASRCVNPEALESHSSFSGEPA is encoded by the coding sequence ATGCCAACACAAGCCTTTACCGTTTTCGTCACCGCTCCCAAGCTGGCTTCCAGCGGGTCGGATCTTCTTGCCAGGGCCGGTGCACGGGTGATCTATCTGGCGCCCGGCGATGACGCCGGGGCGGTGGAACGCATCATGGCCACCGAGCCCGTCGATGCCGTGATCTCGCGCACCCTGGAGCTCTCTGCATGCGCCATCGCCTCGTGCCCCACGCTCAAGGTCATCTCCAAGCATGGCGTGGGCGTGAGCAATATCGATGTGGCTGCAGCCGGTGCTCGCGGCATTCCGGTCTATGTGACGCCCGGGGCGAACGCGCAGTCCGTGGCGGAGATGACCCTGGGCCTGCTGTTTGCTGCGGCCCGCCGCATTGCCTGGATGGATGCGCAATTGCGCGGTGGCCGCTGGTCGCGCGCCCAGGACGGCATCGAGCTGTCCGGCAAGACGCTGGGCCTGGTCGGCTTCGGCCAGGTCGGCCAGCGTGTGGCCCAGGTTTGCCAGGCCCTGGGCATGCAGGTGGCCGCCTTCGATCCGGCGCTGCAGGCCAGCCCCGTGGCGGGTGTGAAGCTGCTGGCTTCGCTGGACGAGTTGCTGCCGCTGGCCGATGTGCTCAGTCTGCATGTACCGCTCAACCGACACACCCGCGGCATGCTGGGCGCGGCGCGACTGGCTTGCCTGCCGCAGGGCGCCATCCTGATCAATACCGCACGCGGCGAAGTGGTGGACGAGCCCGCACTCGTCGAGGCCCTGCGCAGCGGTCACCTGCATGCCGCCGGCCTGGACACCATGGCCGTGGAGCCCCTGCCTGCGGACTCCGCGCTGGCGGCCCTGCCGAACGTGGTTCTGACACCGCATGTGGGCGGTTCCACGCCTGCGGCGCTGGCCGCCATGGCCGCCGGTGCGGCCGCGAATGTGCTGGGCTGGCTGCAAGGCCGGCCCGTGGCCGCCAGCCGCTGCGTGAACCCCGAGGCCCTTGAATCCCATTCCTCTTTTTCCGGAGAACCTGCATGA
- the uvrA gene encoding excinuclease ABC subunit UvrA, with protein sequence MTQGLIRIRGARQHNLRNLDIDIRTGELTVVTGPSGSGKSSLVFDTLYAEGQRRYVETFSAYARQFLDRMDKPAVDKVEGVPPAIAIDQTNPVRNSRSTVGTMTEINDHLKLLFARAAQLFDSRTALPVRHDTADSIYAELAQRCEAAGDPRIAITFPVELPANTSAEEVEQWLSASGFTKVQAEREVERAHAASDEVAKGKKKAKPAPEKIKVLDVIADRFRLGKAERSRAMEAIEVGLKRGSGSLTVYVLPESAAEAAESELWKFSLGLHCPESNLTYQEPIPSLFSFNSAVGACDACRGFGRVIGVDWGLVIPNEKLTLRTGVIKPIQTPAWKEIQDDLMRHSEAEGIPRDTAWSKLTQAQKDWVIEGSPNWNGKWSQTWYGIRRFFEYLESKAYKMHIRVLLSKYRSYTECPSCGGARLKTESLLWRIGSKQAADAVLPPGDESGRYQRFMPQAVGWSREQLESLPGLCLHDLMRLPITRLREFFAQLVPSEAADRNDGETQALKMLHAEVMTRLQYLCDVGIGYLTLDRQSRTLSGGEVQRINLTTALGTSLVNTLFVLDEPSIGLHPRDMERITEAMQRLRDAGNTLVVVEHDPAVMFAADRMIDMGPGPGARGGQIVFDGTPEDLRQADTLTGAYLGGRKQVGFGLKRMVTESTPRLILEGAREHNLQGISVDFPLQRLVTITGVSGSGKSTLIQDVLVPALMRHFGKPTDAAGAFERLLGADHLADVMFVDQSPIGKTARSNPVSYVGAWDAIRELFAVAPLSRQRGYTAAKFSFNSGDGRCPTCGGSGFEHVEMQFLSDVYLRCPDCNGTRYRPEILEVKIERNGQPLNVADVLEITVAEAALLFAQDRDVIRALQPIVDVGLEYVKLGQPVPTLSGGEAQRLKLAGFLAEAAKAQSKSKQSLAKKGTLFLFDEPTTGLHFEDIAKLMRALRKLLEAGHSLIVIEHNLDVIRASDWLIDLGPEGGDGGGLIVAEGTPEEVRHVKESHTAQALREYDLAMGVGGEAVHEVAPMLYKPQRKAQAEKAPQAKNAIEIVNAKEHNLKSLSVDVPRGKFNVVTGVSGSGKSTLAFDILFNEGQRRYLESLNAYARSIVQPAGRPEVDAVYGIPPTVAIEQRLSRGGRKSTVGTTTEIWHFLRLLYVKLGVQHCIHDDAIVQPQTEESIAAQLMTNFRGQTIGLLSPLVVNRKGVYTELADWARPKGYTHLRVDGEFLPTTGFPRIDRFKEHTIELPVASVTVTAANEKELRGHLRQALEIGKGVLHVLSGIENLADAMQGGRSTAGIGALQVFSTQRACPVCATSYAELDPRLFSYNSKHGWCPDCVGTGVKLTKDQRKVYDDTLLADDNRGREVKFEGQEVEDLAEVECPKCHGTRLNPVARAVKFHDEAITDIAQLSVSDVRQWIQSLELTGREADIARDLIPEIQSRLEFLEEVGLNYLTLDRGAPTLSGGEAQRIRLAAQLGSNLQGVCYVLDEPTIGLHARDNQILLNALHKLGDKGNTLVVVEHDEDTIRRADHVIDIGPSAGIRGGRLVAEGTVADIMAAKDSVTGRYLLHAMRHPFKPRLWVGEGEPPVQPAAINAEASDAGDMEVSGKKPSKAKKKKAVAATENVVQQDSDALHWLTVLGANLHNLQNVDARVPLKRLVAVTGVSGSGKSTLARDVLLSNVAAWVQQRSTKAGRDAMDAGKSPALVGCKGLKGFETIDRVLEVDQTPIGKTPRSCPATYIGFWDTIRKLFAETLEAKARGYAAGRFSFNTGEGRCPACEGQGVRTIEMSFLPDVKVPCEVCHGARFNPETLAVTWRGKSIGDVLQMEVDEAVEFFASMPSIAHPLQLLKDVGLGYLTLGQPSPTLSGGEAQRIKLVTELTKVRDDIGRRGQKAPHTLYVLDEPTVGLHMADVDKLIHVLHRLVDGGHSVVVIEHDLDVIAEADWIIDLGPEGGKDGGRIVASGTPEDLVGIGTHTGKALAPVLART encoded by the coding sequence ATGACGCAGGGCCTGATCCGTATCCGTGGTGCTCGCCAGCACAATCTTCGCAATCTGGACATCGACATCCGTACCGGTGAGCTGACCGTGGTCACCGGTCCCAGCGGCTCGGGCAAGTCCAGCCTGGTGTTCGACACCTTGTACGCCGAAGGTCAGCGTCGCTATGTGGAGACCTTCTCCGCCTATGCGCGGCAGTTCCTCGACCGCATGGACAAGCCGGCCGTGGACAAGGTCGAGGGTGTGCCGCCCGCGATTGCCATCGACCAGACCAACCCGGTGCGCAACTCGCGCTCCACCGTGGGCACGATGACGGAGATCAACGATCACCTCAAGCTGCTGTTTGCGCGTGCGGCCCAGCTGTTTGACAGCAGGACGGCCCTGCCGGTGCGCCATGACACGGCGGACAGCATTTACGCCGAACTGGCCCAGCGCTGCGAGGCGGCGGGCGATCCGCGCATTGCCATCACCTTCCCGGTGGAGCTGCCGGCCAATACCTCGGCCGAAGAGGTGGAGCAATGGCTGTCTGCCAGCGGCTTCACCAAGGTGCAGGCCGAGCGCGAGGTGGAGCGCGCTCATGCGGCCAGTGACGAAGTCGCCAAGGGCAAGAAAAAAGCCAAGCCAGCCCCCGAGAAGATCAAGGTGCTGGATGTGATCGCCGACCGCTTTCGCCTCGGCAAGGCCGAGCGCTCCCGTGCCATGGAGGCGATCGAGGTGGGCCTCAAGCGCGGCAGCGGCAGTCTCACGGTGTATGTGCTGCCCGAGAGCGCGGCAGAGGCGGCCGAGTCCGAGCTGTGGAAGTTCTCGCTGGGCCTGCATTGCCCTGAAAGCAATCTGACCTATCAGGAGCCGATTCCCTCGCTGTTCTCGTTCAACTCCGCGGTGGGAGCCTGCGATGCCTGCCGTGGTTTCGGGCGCGTCATCGGGGTGGACTGGGGTCTGGTGATTCCGAACGAAAAACTCACCTTGCGCACCGGTGTCATCAAGCCGATCCAGACGCCGGCCTGGAAGGAGATTCAGGACGACCTGATGCGCCACTCCGAGGCCGAAGGCATTCCACGCGATACGGCCTGGTCCAAGCTGACCCAGGCGCAGAAGGACTGGGTGATCGAGGGCTCGCCCAACTGGAACGGCAAGTGGAGCCAGACCTGGTATGGCATTCGCCGCTTCTTCGAGTACCTCGAAAGCAAGGCCTACAAGATGCATATCCGGGTGCTGCTGTCCAAGTACCGCAGCTATACCGAATGCCCGAGCTGCGGCGGTGCCCGCCTCAAGACCGAAAGCCTGCTCTGGCGCATTGGCAGCAAGCAGGCTGCGGATGCCGTGCTGCCGCCCGGCGACGAGAGCGGCAGATACCAGCGCTTCATGCCGCAGGCAGTGGGCTGGAGCCGTGAGCAGCTGGAAAGCCTGCCAGGCCTGTGTCTGCATGATCTGATGCGTCTGCCGATCACGCGCCTGCGCGAGTTCTTTGCACAGTTGGTGCCCAGCGAGGCAGCCGACAGGAACGATGGCGAAACCCAGGCCTTGAAGATGCTGCATGCCGAAGTCATGACGCGGCTGCAGTATCTGTGCGATGTGGGCATAGGCTATCTCACGCTGGACCGCCAGAGCCGCACGCTGAGCGGTGGCGAGGTGCAGCGCATCAACCTCACCACCGCTCTAGGCACTTCGCTGGTCAACACCTTGTTCGTGCTCGACGAGCCATCGATAGGTCTGCACCCGCGCGATATGGAACGCATCACCGAGGCCATGCAGCGCCTGCGCGATGCGGGCAATACGCTGGTGGTGGTGGAGCATGACCCGGCAGTGATGTTTGCCGCCGACCGCATGATCGACATGGGCCCTGGCCCCGGTGCGCGCGGCGGCCAGATCGTGTTCGACGGCACGCCAGAGGATCTGCGCCAGGCCGATACCCTGACCGGTGCCTACCTGGGCGGGCGCAAGCAGGTGGGTTTCGGCCTCAAGCGCATGGTGACCGAGAGCACGCCGCGCCTGATTCTCGAAGGCGCGCGCGAACACAATCTGCAGGGCATCAGCGTGGACTTTCCGCTGCAGCGCCTGGTCACCATCACCGGCGTTTCGGGCTCGGGCAAATCCACGCTGATCCAGGATGTGCTGGTGCCTGCGCTGATGCGTCACTTCGGCAAGCCCACCGATGCCGCAGGCGCATTCGAGCGCCTGCTGGGCGCAGACCATCTGGCCGATGTGATGTTCGTGGACCAGTCGCCGATCGGCAAGACGGCGCGCTCCAACCCGGTCAGCTATGTGGGCGCCTGGGATGCGATCCGCGAGCTGTTCGCCGTGGCACCACTGTCGCGCCAGCGCGGCTACACCGCTGCCAAGTTCAGCTTCAACAGCGGCGACGGCCGCTGCCCGACCTGCGGCGGCTCGGGCTTCGAGCATGTGGAGATGCAGTTCCTCTCGGACGTCTATCTGCGCTGCCCGGACTGCAACGGCACGCGTTATCGCCCCGAGATTCTGGAAGTGAAAATCGAGCGCAACGGCCAGCCGCTGAATGTGGCCGATGTGCTGGAAATCACGGTGGCCGAAGCCGCGCTGCTGTTTGCGCAGGACCGCGACGTGATCCGCGCGCTGCAGCCCATCGTCGATGTGGGCCTGGAATACGTGAAGCTCGGCCAGCCGGTGCCCACGCTGTCGGGCGGCGAGGCTCAGCGCCTCAAGCTCGCAGGCTTTCTGGCCGAGGCGGCCAAGGCGCAGTCCAAATCCAAGCAGTCGCTGGCCAAGAAAGGCACGCTGTTCCTGTTCGACGAGCCCACGACCGGCCTGCATTTCGAAGACATCGCCAAGCTCATGCGCGCATTGCGCAAGCTGCTGGAAGCGGGCCACTCGCTGATCGTCATCGAGCACAACCTGGACGTGATTCGCGCCAGCGACTGGCTGATCGATCTGGGCCCTGAAGGCGGTGATGGCGGCGGTCTGATCGTCGCCGAGGGCACGCCCGAAGAGGTGCGCCATGTGAAGGAGTCGCACACGGCCCAGGCCCTGCGCGAATACGACCTGGCCATGGGCGTGGGCGGCGAGGCGGTGCACGAAGTCGCTCCCATGCTCTACAAGCCGCAGCGCAAGGCACAGGCCGAAAAGGCGCCGCAGGCCAAGAACGCGATCGAGATCGTCAATGCCAAGGAACACAACCTCAAGTCCCTGAGTGTGGATGTGCCACGCGGCAAGTTCAATGTGGTGACCGGGGTGTCGGGGTCGGGCAAGTCCACGCTGGCTTTCGACATCCTGTTCAACGAAGGCCAGCGCCGCTATCTCGAATCGCTCAATGCCTATGCGCGCTCCATCGTGCAGCCTGCGGGCCGTCCCGAGGTTGATGCGGTCTATGGCATACCGCCCACGGTGGCCATCGAGCAGCGCCTGTCGCGCGGCGGTCGCAAGTCCACGGTGGGCACGACCACCGAGATCTGGCACTTTCTGCGCCTGCTCTATGTGAAGCTGGGCGTGCAGCATTGCATCCACGACGATGCCATCGTGCAGCCGCAGACCGAGGAAAGCATTGCCGCGCAGCTGATGACGAATTTCCGCGGCCAGACCATAGGCCTGCTGAGTCCGCTGGTCGTCAACCGCAAGGGCGTCTATACCGAGCTGGCCGACTGGGCCAGACCCAAGGGCTACACGCATCTGCGCGTGGACGGCGAGTTTCTGCCGACCACGGGCTTTCCGCGCATAGATCGCTTCAAGGAACACACCATCGAGCTGCCCGTGGCCAGCGTGACGGTGACCGCAGCCAACGAGAAGGAGCTGCGCGGCCATCTGCGCCAGGCACTGGAAATCGGCAAGGGCGTGCTGCATGTGCTGTCCGGCATCGAGAACCTGGCCGACGCCATGCAGGGCGGCCGGAGCACGGCCGGCATCGGCGCGCTGCAGGTGTTCTCCACCCAACGTGCCTGCCCGGTCTGCGCCACCAGCTATGCCGAGCTGGACCCGCGTCTGTTCTCCTACAACAGCAAGCATGGCTGGTGCCCCGATTGCGTGGGCACGGGCGTGAAGCTGACCAAGGACCAGCGCAAGGTCTATGACGACACCTTGCTGGCCGACGACAACCGGGGCCGGGAGGTGAAGTTCGAGGGCCAGGAGGTGGAAGACCTGGCCGAGGTGGAATGCCCCAAGTGCCACGGCACACGTCTGAACCCCGTGGCGCGAGCCGTGAAGTTTCACGACGAGGCGATTACCGATATCGCCCAGCTGTCGGTCAGCGATGTGCGCCAATGGATACAGAGTCTGGAGCTTACGGGCCGCGAAGCCGATATTGCGCGCGATCTGATTCCCGAGATTCAGAGCCGTCTCGAATTCCTTGAAGAAGTCGGTCTCAACTATCTGACGCTGGACCGCGGCGCCCCCACCCTGAGCGGGGGCGAGGCCCAACGAATCCGCCTGGCCGCGCAGCTGGGCAGCAATCTGCAAGGCGTCTGCTATGTGCTGGACGAACCCACCATCGGTCTGCATGCGCGCGACAACCAGATTCTGCTCAATGCCTTGCACAAGCTCGGCGACAAGGGCAACACGCTGGTGGTGGTGGAGCACGACGAAGACACGATTCGCCGCGCCGATCACGTGATCGATATCGGCCCCAGCGCCGGCATTCGCGGCGGCCGTCTGGTGGCTGAGGGCACGGTTGCCGACATCATGGCGGCCAAGGACTCGGTCACCGGGCGCTATCTGCTGCACGCCATGCGCCACCCTTTCAAGCCACGTCTGTGGGTGGGAGAGGGTGAGCCTCCGGTACAGCCGGCTGCTATCAATGCAGAAGCTTCTGACGCTGGCGATATGGAGGTTTCAGGCAAGAAACCATCCAAAGCCAAGAAAAAGAAAGCGGTAGCTGCTACTGAAAATGTGGTGCAGCAAGACAGCGATGCATTGCACTGGCTGACGGTGCTGGGCGCGAATCTGCACAATCTGCAGAATGTGGACGCGCGCGTTCCGCTCAAGCGCCTGGTGGCCGTGACCGGAGTTTCCGGCTCGGGCAAGTCCACGCTGGCGCGCGATGTGCTGCTGAGCAATGTGGCGGCCTGGGTACAGCAGCGCTCGACCAAGGCCGGCCGCGATGCCATGGATGCCGGCAAGTCGCCGGCGCTCGTGGGCTGCAAGGGGCTCAAGGGCTTCGAGACCATCGATCGCGTGCTCGAAGTCGACCAGACTCCGATCGGCAAGACACCGCGCTCCTGCCCCGCGACCTATATCGGCTTCTGGGACACGATTCGCAAGCTGTTCGCCGAGACCCTGGAGGCCAAGGCCCGCGGCTATGCGGCGGGCCGCTTCTCCTTCAACACCGGCGAAGGCCGCTGCCCGGCCTGCGAGGGCCAGGGCGTACGCACCATCGAGATGAGCTTTCTGCCCGATGTGAAAGTGCCTTGCGAAGTCTGCCACGGCGCACGCTTCAACCCCGAGACGCTGGCCGTGACCTGGCGCGGAAAGAGCATTGGCGATGTGCTGCAGATGGAGGTCGACGAGGCTGTTGAGTTCTTCGCCTCCATGCCCTCGATTGCTCATCCGCTGCAGTTGCTGAAAGACGTGGGTCTGGGCTATCTGACCCTGGGCCAGCCATCGCCCACGCTGTCGGGTGGCGAGGCCCAGCGCATCAAGCTGGTGACCGAGCTGACCAAGGTGCGCGACGATATCGGCCGCCGCGGGCAGAAGGCTCCGCACACGCTGTATGTGCTGGACGAACCCACCGTGGGCCTGCACATGGCTGACGTGGACAAGCTCATCCATGTGCTGCACCGCCTTGTCGACGGCGGCCACAGCGTGGTGGTCATCGAGCATGACCTCGACGTGATTGCCGAGGCGGACTGGATCATCGATCTGGGCCCCGAAGGCGGCAAGGACGGCGGGCGTATCGTGGCCTCGGGGACTCCCGAGGATCTGGTCGGCATCGGCACCCACACCGGAAAGGCGCTGGCACCGGTGCTGGCGCGTACCTGA
- a CDS encoding alpha-hydroxy acid oxidase — MQARFDIEKFNAPASSAPSRADAQPGMPRRLRGILSLDDFETAARRHLPAPIFAYVSGGCETDKSLRGNREVFDRYRWMSSVLTDTSGRTLATTLLGQTYAAPFGIAPMGISALSAYRGDLIQARAAARAHIPAILSGTSLIAMEEVAKANPEAWFQAYVPGEKERILRLLDRVEVAGFKTLVVTVDTPVSGNRENNIRAGFSTPLRPSLRLAWDGITHPRWLLGTALRTLVCHGMPHFENSQATRGAPILSSSVTRDFGARDHLSWEHLALIRQRWQGNLVVKGILRPQDALSARDAGANGIILSNHGGRQLDGSISPMDTLAQVVDALGHEYAVMIDSGFRRGNDVLLALALGAKFVFVGRPFNYAGAVAGEAGILHAAGILASEIRRNMALIGVQSPHGMRREHLHRRS; from the coding sequence ATGCAAGCCCGATTCGATATCGAGAAATTCAACGCTCCTGCGTCGTCTGCGCCGTCCCGCGCGGATGCGCAGCCGGGCATGCCTCGCAGGCTGCGCGGCATTCTGTCTCTGGATGATTTCGAGACAGCGGCGCGCAGGCATCTGCCGGCGCCCATCTTTGCCTATGTGAGCGGCGGCTGCGAGACCGACAAGTCCCTGCGCGGCAACCGCGAGGTCTTCGACAGATACCGCTGGATGAGCAGCGTGCTGACCGACACCTCAGGGCGCACGCTGGCAACGACGCTGCTGGGGCAGACCTATGCAGCTCCTTTCGGTATCGCGCCGATGGGCATCAGCGCACTGTCCGCCTACCGGGGCGATCTGATCCAGGCGCGGGCTGCTGCGCGGGCCCATATCCCGGCCATACTCAGCGGCACTTCGCTGATCGCGATGGAAGAGGTGGCCAAGGCCAACCCCGAGGCCTGGTTTCAGGCCTATGTGCCCGGAGAGAAGGAGCGCATCCTCAGGCTGCTGGACCGTGTCGAGGTCGCAGGTTTCAAGACTCTGGTGGTGACGGTCGACACGCCGGTCTCGGGCAACCGTGAGAACAATATTCGCGCGGGTTTCTCGACACCGCTGCGGCCCAGCTTGCGTCTGGCCTGGGACGGCATCACCCATCCGCGCTGGCTGCTGGGTACGGCCCTGCGCACCCTGGTCTGTCATGGTATGCCGCATTTCGAGAACTCGCAGGCCACGCGCGGTGCTCCCATTCTCTCCTCCAGCGTCACGCGCGACTTCGGGGCACGCGACCATCTGAGCTGGGAACATCTGGCCCTGATCCGCCAGCGCTGGCAAGGCAATCTGGTCGTCAAGGGCATTCTGCGGCCCCAGGATGCGCTGTCCGCGCGCGATGCAGGGGCGAACGGCATCATTCTGTCCAACCACGGCGGCAGGCAGCTCGACGGCTCGATATCGCCCATGGATACGCTGGCGCAGGTGGTCGATGCGCTGGGGCACGAATATGCGGTCATGATCGACAGCGGCTTTCGACGTGGCAACGATGTGCTGCTGGCACTGGCACTGGGAGCCAAGTTCGTCTTTGTGGGCCGGCCCTTCAATTACGCAGGAGCCGTGGCGGGGGAGGCGGGAATCCTGCACGCGGCCGGCATTCTGGCCTCAGAGATCCGGCGCAATATGGCCTTGATCGGTGTGCAGAGCCCGCACGGCATGCGGCGCGAGCACCTGCATCGCCGCAGCTGA
- a CDS encoding Bug family tripartite tricarboxylate transporter substrate binding protein — MHKRIFLTAAALAALTMGVQGMASAAGEWPQRPVRMVVPFPPGGGTDATSRLVADRLNLGMGWTVVVDNKPGAGGNIGLDAVAKAVPDGYTIGMGQAANLAINPSLYAKMPFDPLKDFTPIVSVALQPVVLTVRAGSPFKNLGDFIKAAKARPGTYGIAQAGNGTVGHLAGEMLARRAGIQILQVPYKGANQAMTDLLGGQVELYFGNTVSVMQQLTSGKVRALAVTSAQRVPSLPDVPTVAEQGYADFEASTWLGLVGPANMPPDVVRRIGDATMKLLATKEVQDKLAQEGSMPTPAGAEKFGAWIKSEHAKWGKLIREAQIRLN; from the coding sequence ATGCATAAAAGAATATTTCTGACGGCGGCTGCCCTGGCCGCACTGACCATGGGTGTGCAGGGCATGGCCAGCGCGGCGGGCGAATGGCCTCAGCGTCCGGTGCGCATGGTGGTGCCCTTCCCGCCGGGCGGCGGCACCGACGCCACTTCGCGGCTGGTGGCGGACAGGCTCAATCTGGGCATGGGCTGGACGGTGGTGGTGGACAACAAGCCGGGCGCGGGCGGCAACATCGGCCTTGATGCCGTGGCCAAGGCGGTGCCCGACGGCTACACCATAGGCATGGGCCAGGCTGCGAATCTGGCGATCAATCCCAGCCTGTATGCCAAGATGCCCTTTGATCCGCTCAAGGACTTCACGCCCATTGTCAGCGTGGCCCTGCAGCCGGTGGTGCTGACCGTGCGCGCCGGTTCGCCGTTCAAGAATCTGGGCGACTTCATCAAGGCTGCCAAGGCCAGGCCCGGCACCTACGGCATAGCCCAGGCCGGCAACGGCACGGTGGGTCACCTGGCCGGCGAGATGCTGGCGCGCCGCGCAGGCATCCAGATCCTGCAGGTGCCCTACAAGGGCGCGAACCAGGCGATGACGGATCTGCTGGGCGGACAGGTGGAGCTGTACTTCGGCAACACCGTATCCGTGATGCAGCAGCTGACCTCGGGCAAGGTCCGCGCCCTGGCCGTGACTTCGGCGCAGCGCGTGCCTTCCCTGCCCGATGTGCCCACGGTGGCCGAGCAGGGCTATGCCGATTTCGAGGCTTCGACCTGGCTGGGCCTGGTGGGCCCCGCGAACATGCCGCCCGATGTGGTCAGGCGCATCGGCGATGCCACCATGAAGCTGCTGGCCACCAAGGAGGTGCAGGACAAGCTGGCGCAGGAGGGCAGCATGCCGACGCCGGCCGGTGCGGAGAAGTTCGGCGCCTGGATCAAGAGCGAGCATGCCAAGTGGGGCAAGCTGATCCGCGAAGCCCAGATCAGGCTCAACTGA
- a CDS encoding RraA family protein: MSNSAKQWPAGYRINPRVPGPEAEVVEAFKSIPVAAIGDSMSRNVGTLGLRQYHARLDAVLCGPAVTVRVRPGDNLMIHKALMMVQPGDVLVIDGGGDVSQALVGGLMRTTCVARKLAGLVIDGAIRDLCEWAEDGMPIFARAHTHRGPSKDGPGEINVPVSCAGMAVLPGDLIVGDADGVIAVPAADAAEILQRSRAHLVKEAAIRESNREGTADPERFDAVLRAKGLPV; the protein is encoded by the coding sequence ATGAGCAATAGTGCAAAACAATGGCCCGCGGGCTATCGCATCAATCCGCGCGTCCCTGGCCCCGAGGCCGAGGTCGTCGAGGCATTCAAGTCCATTCCCGTGGCGGCCATCGGCGACTCCATGAGCCGCAATGTCGGCACTCTGGGCCTGCGCCAATACCACGCCAGGCTTGATGCCGTGCTCTGCGGGCCGGCCGTCACCGTGCGGGTGCGCCCCGGCGACAACCTCATGATTCACAAGGCGCTGATGATGGTGCAGCCCGGCGATGTGCTGGTCATCGACGGCGGGGGCGATGTCTCCCAGGCCCTGGTCGGCGGTCTGATGCGCACCACCTGTGTGGCGCGCAAGCTCGCCGGGCTGGTGATAGACGGTGCCATCCGCGATCTCTGCGAATGGGCCGAGGACGGCATGCCGATCTTCGCGCGCGCTCACACCCATCGAGGTCCCAGCAAGGATGGCCCGGGCGAGATCAATGTGCCGGTTTCCTGCGCCGGCATGGCGGTGCTGCCAGGCGATCTGATCGTGGGTGATGCCGATGGCGTGATTGCCGTGCCTGCGGCGGATGCGGCCGAGATTCTGCAGCGCAGCCGGGCGCATCTGGTCAAGGAGGCAGCCATCCGCGAAAGCAATCGCGAGGGCACTGCCGACCCCGAGCGCTTCGATGCGGTGCTGCGCGCCAAGGGCCTGCCGGTCTGA